A window of Hemibagrus wyckioides isolate EC202008001 linkage group LG03, SWU_Hwy_1.0, whole genome shotgun sequence contains these coding sequences:
- the rpia gene encoding ribose-5-phosphate isomerase has protein sequence MKWRRWAEFSVRSTLLFCWSAPRCRSSSSLQLHRFQQHVLERRCYSTVMAEEAKKLAAYAAVDNHIQNNQVVGVGSGSTIVYAVDRLAERVRQEKLNIVCIPTSFQARQLILQHGLSLSDLDRHPDLDVAIDGADEVDDSLALIKGGGGCLTQEKIVAGCAKHFIVIADYRKDSKALGQQWKKGVPVEVVPMAYVPVSRAITRRFGGEAVLRMAVSKAGPVVTDNSNFILDWKFEHAQNWKEVNTAIKMIPGVVETGLFVGMAERVYFGMEDGSVKVRDAPMN, from the exons CGGAGGTGGGCTGAGTTCAGCGTCAGGTCTACACTCCTCTTTTGCTGGTCTGCGCCTCGGTGtcgctcctcctcttccttacAGCTCCACAGGTTTCAGCAGCACGTGTTGGAGAGACGCTGTTACAGCACCGTGATGGCTGAAGAGGCGAAGAAACTGGCCGCTTATGCTGCCGTGGACAACCACATCCAG AACAACCAGGTGGTGGGAGTGGGGAGTGGCTCCACCATAGTCTATGCTGTGGACAGGCTGG CTGAGAGAGTAAGGCAGGAGAAGTTGAACATTGTGTGCATCCCCACATCGTTCCAG GCTCGACAGCTGATTCTGCAGCATGGCCTGTCCCTTTCAGATTTAGACAGACACCCAGAT ctGGACGTGGCCATTGATGGCGCTGATGAGGTGGACGATTCACTCGCACTTATTAAAGGAGGCGG AGGATGCTTGACTCAGGAGAAAATCGTAGCCGGCTGTGCCAAACACTTCATCGTCATTGCTGACTACag GAAGGACTCGAAGGCACTGGGGCAGCAGTGGAAGAAAGGCGTGCCGGTGGAAGTGGTCCCGATGGCGTACGTGCCTGTGTCCAGGGCCATCACACGGCGCTTCGGAGGGGAAGCTGTGCTGAGGATGGCTGTCAGTAAAGCG GGCCCAGTGGTGACTGATAACAGCAACTTCATCCTGGACTGGAAGTTTGAGCATGCTCAGAACTGGAAAGAGGTCAACACTGCCATCAAAATGATCCCAG gtgtTGTGGAGACTGGCTTATTTGTAGGAATGGCTGAGAGAGTTTACTTTGGGATGGAAGATGGAAGTGTGAAGGTCAGAGATGCTCCAATGAActga